DNA from Chelonia mydas isolate rCheMyd1 chromosome 3, rCheMyd1.pri.v2, whole genome shotgun sequence:
aaatactatttcttctgttttttacagtgcaaatatttgtaaccaaaaatgaatataaagagagcgctgtacactttgtattctgtgttgtaactgaaatcaatatatttgaaaatgtagaaaacgccccaaaatatttaaataaattttattctattattgtttaacagcgcgattaatcgcagttaatttttttaatcgcttgacagctctaCAAAAAATATATCGGTCCAGTGTGTCTGGCATATATTCTTTAGAAACATGCTGTTTATTGCTCGTGGTTCCTTTAGGAGAGCTTAGGGATGTAGTTTTGTGCCTTTTACTTTGGAAATGTACATAGTCATGCATGTTAACAACACAAAAGATAAGTCTgaataaaaagaactagatgtTATGGTTTTAgatcaaatgattttaaaaataagaatttaaaTGCTTAAAATCAGGCCTTCAAGATAAATGGCAGATATTCACAATGCTGTTGGTGCTCTATGACTCCCATCTGTTTGACTACAGATCCAAGAGCAGACAAATTTGCTAACTTACAACATGAAATTTATCTTTGCAGCCAGAGGGGCTAcatgattttaaatttaaaaatgaatactatAGAGAAAACAGCAAAAATCAGAAGAGCCTAAGTGTGCGGGAACTGGATTTTTATTGCCTGTTTTAACATCATTATGGAGCTTATATGCTTGGCACCTGTGGACTAAGTAAGAATACATATAAAAAGTGTATTAATGCTGTATTATAATACATATAATATCACCAAAGGATTAAAAATGACTCTCAGCACTTGTTGCAAATGCAAGATTTACACATCAAATTACATGTTATTATTTACAAAAAGACTTGTACAATACAGACCATTCCCCTTATTAAAACCATAAATGGTACAACCCCATGTACACCTAAGGACATTCTGATGCAATGTTTCATCCCCATTTCTGCCAGAGGCTGAGCTTTCTCCATGGCACGCTCAGATGCATTTTGCATGATGGCCTACCAACAGAAAACGAGATGCCAAAATACAGTACATTGTCTAAGCTTGAGGCAGCAAGAGGATGTAGCCACATGATATCGGGAGTACTCTCAGGACCCTTTGTGTTGGAGGAGTTCTGGTGCATCCCACCTATTACACACCTGTAGTCAACTTATTGTGTAACTGGTGTAATTTTCAAATGATGCTGCTTACATCTTTCTAGCTGAGAGAAAAGTGCAGTGCTGGCACCTATCCACTGTGAGGGAGGACAGGCAATATTAAGGAGTATAAGGGGGGGAAATATTGTAAGAGTGTTGTCCAAGACCAGGACCAAGACCTGGTCCAAGACCCTATCTAAGTCAATCTCTGTGTCAGGGCCTACGCAGCCAGGGAGAATAATGCTTGAATTTTAAGTATACGCATTTATATGTTATACAGGGGTAGCTTTAGTGACCCCTATATAGAAGTTGCCTCACACTTTCCACTTATAAAGGATTATTGTGATCTTGTCTTTAAAAAGCTCTTACAGCTCCACTGTTTGCAGCCTGCCTTGGCTATTTTTCAGGAAGAATCCCAAgggtctagagcagaggtgggcaaactgtggctcacaggaccctcctgcctggcccttgagctcccagccggggaggctagcccccggcccctcccctgctgtctcccctcccctgcagcctcagctcgctgtgctgccagcgctctgggtggcaagctcctgctgggcagcacagcttcAAGAACCGCCAGCCTGCCCCAGTGCTCTAGACTGCGCaggggtgtggctggctccggccgagTGGCACAGCTGCCAGTCCGGGTGCTCtaagcggcatggtaagggggaagggaggttggataaggggcaggcagtcccggggggagaggggagcagtcaggagacagggagtggttggatggggtggaggttctggggtgtGTGTCAGGGGACGGGTaactgggggggttggataggcgtgggagtcctgggggcatGGGAATGGATAgtggtcggggcagtcaggggacaaggagcgggggggtgggggggttgaatgggtggggggttctgaaggggagcagtcaggggcgggaagtggaagggggcgggggccaggctgtttggggaggcacagccttccctacctggccctcagtacagttttggaacccccatgtggccctcaggccaaaaagtttgcccacccctggtctagagagatgccttccccctcttctccgccatgaaattccattcagattTGGCTGAAATATAAATGGTTAAAAATggtcttttcccttctctctcttagGTTCTTTGGAGAAATTGTGGCAGGCTGCTACAAACACTGAACACTCCGAGTCCAGGCTCTCATGCAGCTGCCAAAGGGACACATTTGCAGTTTCCTAGGCTGAAGCATGCTCAATGAACACTGAGTGAGTCGGAGGAGCACGCTCAGTGTGGTTGGCTTGGAGCTCTGAGGGTATGCAGTATCCTCAGTGAAGATGGAACATTTGCTGCCAGCCTGGAACATGCACAAACCaagattttcagaggtttattATTCAGCCAAATTTCACAGGGAGAGTAAAAGGCACATCTCTAACCTAGGCTGAattccttgccaaatttcaagtccctgttccaaagcatggagaCATGGGACCTTCTCAatgaaaggggagggaggaagaagggggagcGAGAGAAGAGTGTTTTAACATGGCCAAAGCAATCTTATTTTTTCCTAGTCTTGTTCTCAAACAACTAAATcattttttgctcaaactttcctgaaaattcagcctgaagcagacacgtaacatggaaaatttcagccctagtagttaaagtttagcaaaattataagcaactgaaaactgggGTCTTTTAAAGAGAAGTCTCAGGTAATATTAACTATAGGCATCACTGCCagctctattttatttttatattttgtgtatgtgtgtgtatagatatatctacacacacaaatatacacacattAATTCCATGTATGTATTCCATACAGAGTGAacctttgtgtgtatataatgtaaaATATTGCCCTCAAGAAACCAGTATTTCCTTTGTACAATAATTCTTTCAGCTTCAGGCATTATatcacaattttctttttttaagggaTATCAAAGAGTTAGGGAAAGCCAACGTTGTGATATAATATCTAAAATGGAGAGGATTATTTcacaaattaaataataaatgcgTCCTGAGTGTCCTGATTCCTAGTCATATGCATTAACCACAAGACTTCCTCTTTTCTAATATTTGTGATGGAAAAGCCACACAAACTGTGTGCACAAACTGATTAATTACACTCCTAGTGAGTGCAAGTAAGCAATTACAATGACCCTTTGGAAATTTGGCCCATATGTGTTTTGAAGAAAACTACATGGCCATAAGATGGCACCATCACCCCACACATTCCAAATGCAAGTTCTTCAACTGTTCCAATCGTAGGTAATTTTTTTCTGCCTACTTGCTGGGTTAAATGGTGTACCTGCTTCTCACtgaagtgttgggtttttttttaaatctaaaaaaagCTAAATGAAAAATCAGGTACCTAttgagttggggttttttttaaacaggggaaTGATGCATGGAATCTGTATTGCAGTCTTCATTGCTAAACCAGTTTGACACAAAATACCCCACTTCAGACTGGATTATGGCAAACTATAATCCACACTTGTCATATGTTTTTCCATATGACTAATATATTATGTTACTTGCCAGTTTAAGCCACGCTTGCCATGAAGCATTAGCGTTGAGCCTCTGTCCCAAACTGCACCATATAACAGCGAAGGAGAGTAAAAGGGATGAAGGGGAaagggaatgaaaacaaaaagatacacagaGAAAGCAAAAGTAAAGTTAATCAGGCAGATTAAgaataatacaatataaacaaGGTGTAACATGACATTTTCAGGGGTCAGGAGATTTGTAGGGTTATCAAAACTGGTTCAACTGTGAGCAATTTTTAATGTGGAATTagttaaatattattataaaGCAATAAAATGCACGTTCTTGTGTTTATTACTGATTTCCTACTTCAGATATTTACTAGAAAATAAAGAGGGTTTTgtagtaaaaacaaaaatgataaaaattagGTTTCTTTGGAGGAGACTATTAACTGAATTGTGAGAGAGTTAGTGGACGGCAACTTCTGCAGTACCTGTGAATGGCTGCAAACAGATCCTCAGTAGTTCTCGGTCTAGCTGGCGTTGCCACTTCCTCATTCCCTGCCCTGTAACTGTTGCTTGGCAGTGATGAATTATTTGTTGTGTCTGTCTCAAACACCTCAGCTAATCAGAAGGAATAAAAAAATACAGATAGGCCGTCACCGGAGTCCCAAACTGCACATTATCTGCTAAAGCATCCCTCTGCATTCTTCACTACAGTAAGTGAAACATTGAAGGGATGTACTGAACATACTGTTTTCTCAGTATTTCTCTGATTTcacaattttttgggggggggcggggggaactgcAGTGTCTGAAATGCCTATGTTTGTTTACATATACACAGcacaaaattacattttaagattttttttttttttagggcttCAATTAAAACTAGTCACCGAAATTCTTCAATCTAATCAGGTTTTCCTaggatttttaaaacagatgATGCAGTTAATAAAATACTGCTTGTATCTCCACTGCTTTTCTGACTAGAGGGTAAGACGGAAATAGAGACTCTTTATCAGGGATTAATCCGAGCCCTGTAATTATCCTTATGATTTTTAGTCTAGTATCACACCTGCCTTTCTATGGGTGAAAATTTGAAAGCTATcacacttcccccccccacatcatTAGTAAACTAGCTCCTGCTTCTCCTGAAGGATAAAAGAAGAGAGACTTACCACTTTCATCCTCTTGAGATAGATGTCTGTCAGTGTTACTACTGTCATCTCCATTGCTGTCTGAACTGCTTCCTTCATCCAAAGTGGTCTGCTGCTCCTGCTTGGGAGCTTCTTGAACTGGTGATGCAGCAGGCTGTACCATACAGACATTGGTTTCTACTGTTTCAAAGAAGGTGGAACCAGCAGCTCCTCCCTCAGGAACCAAGCTGCCCGAGTCCATCTCATTGGAACTGAGTCCATCTGTAAGACAATTTTTTGCTTCTTCGTAATGTGCAATCTCTCTCCTAGTTGGACTTGATGTGCCTCTGACAGGATCACTCACGTTAGcttttttttctgctgtaaaaTCTAGCTGCGGAGGTGGCACAATGAGGAACAGTTTGGGTTTCTTCGAAATAGGAGGTGGCTTCTTGTTTGGAGATATACCCTGAGTCTTGCTCGGAGACCCCGATGGCACCTGAAATGGTGTACTAATAAGGCCAGAGTGAGATTTTTCATTCTGCACAGGAGACTGAGGTGCTTCTTCAATGTTTGTTCCCGATACATCAGCTTCAAAGGTTTGCATTAGACCTGCTGCATTTCCAGGATTTTGACCACTGCTGGTCTCAGGTGCACTGTCACTGAGATCTGGAAGTGAACTCTGAGGAGGAGTTTGAACTAAGTTTTTGAAGGAAGGACTATGAGTTTTCGTTTCTTCATCCAGGCTAACACTGAGCCTTAGTGAAAGAGATGGTTTTAGAGGAGGCTGTGGTGAGAAAATTATAGTTGCTTTTTCCTGAGGGTTGGCTTCAGAAATAGATCCAGCTGATTGTTCAGTCTGTGCGCCTGTACATTTTTTCACAGACCTCAGTTGTACCATTTGCAGTGCTTTGGTGGTTATTAAGGGCATTACAGGCCTACTGGAGTCTTGCTTGTTGGCTGGCTGTTTCACTGCCTTGTAGCCAGAATCATCCTGATTACATTTCTTAAAAGAATATGGTGTGAATTTAGTTGCATCTTGTGTCAGTTTGGGGTCAAGAGGTGGTGCTGGTGGAGGTACTACATTGGGGAAAATGGAGGAAGAAGGGGATggaaggggagcagaaggggcagaAAAAGGACTGAAGGACGTTTCCTGTGTTGGAGAAGGAAACCATGGACCACTCAGGGGAAAGGAAGAATTTATAACAGCttctggcgggggtggggggaagctgggagAGGCTGGTAGTGGAGGCAGATCGATTCcatctgctggggcagggggcggaggaggaagaggatgatcAGGGAAATGTGGAGGTGTCGGAGGTGGAGGACCAGCAGCATCAGGAAGGGAGGTCAGGGCTGGGTCCAGTTTCTTCATGTTCACACTCCCTTCATTAGATGTATTAgaagagagagaagtggaggATGAAGAGATGGATACTGAAGATAGCAGAGAGGATTTTCTCTCAGGCACTTTCGGTTTCAACTTGGGTTTCCCATTTGCTGGTGACGtggattttaaaaacacaggCACCGGAGTAAGTGCTGTGGGTGTATTTGATTGACTAGAATACCCACTAGATGGTGATGTGACTCTGTGAGACTTCTCTGGAGAAGTGTTCTTTGGTTTGGCCAGTCCACTGGCCACTTGGGGCGTAGAAGGCGTAGAAGCCCTTGAGCCGTCATTGAGGTGGCTGATGCTGTAATCATTGAGGGTGGCTGTAGTGCTTGCAGAACGAGCCACTGGGCATTTGAACTGATCGTCTGGCATCCCAGCATAGTCGCTGTAGTAACCCCATTGGTCAGCATATTCTGATTTGATGCTGCTTGTGTCACTCTGTGATGGGGTGACAGTACAGAGAGAGTACATATTTGGAGCTGTTGTGGACATCATGCTGCTACTTGCGCTGACGGAGCTCTGGCTGCGAGAGCGCAGCACCCAGGGATCCTCATAATCACTGCATGGACTTTGGGATGGGGAGCTACCATTTTTGCACGGAAGGTTTAACTGCAGTGAATGCTGGAGGGTAGCGATTAGTGTTTCATCAAGTAACTGTCCGCTtgactgggtttttttctttgggATCCTTCTGAGAGAGTCTGTTCTGGATGGTGGAAGAGGTGGCTTCTTTGCCTTTTTCAAAGATATATTTCGTATGAGGGATTTGTCACTGTTGCTTGACCGTTCGTCTTGatttttcttctcatttccaTCAAAAACATTAATCACACTGTGCCTGGGGTTTCCAAAACCATTATTACTATTGCAAAGTTTACCTGACTTGAGCCCAGAGTCCATATGCATGGTAGTGTAGTAACCATCATGGTCCAGTGAATACAGAGAACTTGAATCTTCTTTCACAGAAGTTCTCTCTAGGCTGCTGCTACTCACATTGCTTACAGGAGTGGAATAACCTGCACTGGCATAGGCTGGCTTGTGTGAGGGAGTCTCATCATTTTCTCTAGATTTGTacacccagtgctctgtgctgtttATACTGTTGCTTTGTGATCTGTCCCCTGAAAAACTGGATTCACTCCTGCCATCGCTATCCTGGGAGTGGCCTTGGAAAGGGAGATTGTTTCTACAGCTATCGCTCATACTTTGGGACCCATTCTCCACATTTCCTGGAGTGCTGAGAGATACTGCTGAGTCACCAAGGGAGAGCATCATGGTAGCATTAGACGAGATAGTGTCTGAGGTCTGTGAGTGGCGCGTTGAGCTGCTCTCACTCCAGTTACCACTAGAAGAATGGTGATCTTCTTTCATGCTTACTGCATTGTTGGCAACAGGACTGTCTCTGGGTTTTGTGTAGGAAGGTGAGCTGGTGATTTTACTATCCAATGGTCCAGCACTCTGGGTGGTATGAATCACAATAACTTCTGAAGAGGATGATATCGTGGCATTTGGTATGATGCTGGTTGAATATGTAGAATGAGGAGAGACCACACATGCTGGGCTTGCAGCTTTTTCACTCTCATAACTTCTCATCTCTTGGGACTTTGGCCTTGGCAGTGTCCCAGTCCTAGGGTTATTCCTTATATGGACCACACTATTATCAACCTGCAACTTGCTTATCTGGTGTGACAAAGTGCCAGTGATGTCTTCTGTCTGGTTAGAGATGCTCTGCCTTTGTTCTAGTGACTGCAGAGACACTCTTGCTCCAGGTCGAGGCAGGCTATGAAAACCCATGTCGTTATTTAGGCGAGAGACAAATATGACCCCAGCGGAATCACTCATCACAGACATGTTTCCAGATGAGCTGGAGAACTGTGACATCTGGGCCGCAATCCCTTGTCCTTTCTGTGCTCGTATTCTTCTCACTGAAGGGGGCACAACTTTGACTTCCTCTGTCTGGCAGCTGGTGTCCTTGGTTTCAGATCGCTGCATAGCAGAGCGGTAACTGTCTAGTCTCCCTAATGTGGAATAGTGATCTGGGACATACATCGAATGCCCACGGAAGTCACTTTGGCCAGTGCCAACTGCTGGagtcaaaataaaacaacaattATCCCTCGAAAATACAAGTACTTACTTCACTATTTCCATGTTCTTATTAATGTAAAAGACATCATATGTCACATTCATTACTAGATCATTGTTCCCATTGCCCTTGGAGGTTATAGAGCTGTGGAAAGATGTTCGTGCCTTCTGAAAAACCATGCAGTACCAACAAACTCTGCCTATGTATTGtatattttctgcatttctcttcCCATTTTCTTTATTACAAGGGACTGTTAGCTTATGGAATCCTGTGTGTTCCCACTGCTTATTCCACATGACATCTTCTATTTATGACATGATGATAATTTCCACAGCAACCCACTTTGTTACACACCAAATAATACTGCACGGCTTCCagaagggaagcagcaggaacagaCAAAAGCCTGAGAAATGGAAATCTTGGTTCTGTGTTAACATCTTGGG
Protein-coding regions in this window:
- the NHSL1 gene encoding NHS-like protein 1 isoform X4 is translated as MVGCLHRSKWQANRNDDEEELIPLYSNKMGNSHIKLHGRLKKKLMNREDNSYWPTVSNLDEESRWTVHYTAPWHQQENVFLPSTRPPCVEDLHRQAKLNLKSVLRECDKLRRDGYRSSQYYSQGPTFSSSSSAACGSYQDDYEEIEQKFSVPSPEEEKLISIKRSRTPISNECCDIDTQTNWTKSLPLPTPEEKMRQQAQAVQTDVVPINVTGENFDRQASIRRSLIYTDTVVRRPKKVKRRKTITGVPDNIQKELAVGTGQSDFRGHSMYVPDHYSTLGRLDSYRSAMQRSETKDTSCQTEEVKVVPPSVRRIRAQKGQGIAAQMSQFSSSSGNMSVMSDSAGVIFVSRLNNDMGFHSLPRPGARVSLQSLEQRQSISNQTEDITGTLSHQISKLQVDNSVVHIRNNPRTGTLPRPKSQEMRSYESEKAASPACVVSPHSTYSTSIIPNATISSSSEVIVIHTTQSAGPLDSKITSSPSYTKPRDSPVANNAVSMKEDHHSSSGNWSESSSTRHSQTSDTISSNATMMLSLGDSAVSLSTPGNVENGSQSMSDSCRNNLPFQGHSQDSDGRSESSFSGDRSQSNSINSTEHWVYKSRENDETPSHKPAYASAGYSTPVSNVSSSSLERTSVKEDSSSLYSLDHDGYYTTMHMDSGLKSGKLCNSNNGFGNPRHSVINVFDGNEKKNQDERSSNSDKSLIRNISLKKAKKPPLPPSRTDSLRRIPKKKTQSSGQLLDETLIATLQHSLQLNLPCKNGSSPSQSPCSDYEDPWVLRSRSQSSVSASSSMMSTTAPNMYSLCTVTPSQSDTSSIKSEYADQWGYYSDYAGMPDDQFKCPVARSASTTATLNDYSISHLNDGSRASTPSTPQVASGLAKPKNTSPEKSHRVTSPSSGYSSQSNTPTALTPVPVFLKSTSPANGKPKLKPKVPERKSSLLSSVSISSSSTSLSSNTSNEGSVNMKKLDPALTSLPDAAGPPPPTPPHFPDHPLPPPPPAPADGIDLPPLPASPSFPPPPPEAVINSSFPLSGPWFPSPTQETSFSPFSAPSAPLPSPSSSIFPNVVPPPAPPLDPKLTQDATKFTPYSFKKCNQDDSGYKAVKQPANKQDSSRPVMPLITTKALQMVQLRSVKKCTGAQTEQSAGSISEANPQEKATIIFSPQPPLKPSLSLRLSVSLDEETKTHSPSFKNLVQTPPQSSLPDLSDSAPETSSGQNPGNAAGLMQTFEADVSGTNIEEAPQSPVQNEKSHSGLISTPFQVPSGSPSKTQGISPNKKPPPISKKPKLFLIVPPPQLDFTAEKKANVSDPVRGTSSPTRREIAHYEEAKNCLTDGLSSNEMDSGSLVPEGGAAGSTFFETVETNVCMVQPAASPVQEAPKQEQQTTLDEGSSSDSNGDDSSNTDRHLSQEDESAEVFETDTTNNSSLPSNSYRAGNEEVATPARPRTTEDLFAAIHRSKRKVLGRKDSEDDRTRNHSPSPPVTPTGASPNLASLKHAGSIQRSIRKSSTSNDNFKALLLKKGSRSDTSSRMSAAEMLKNTDPRFHRTKSDSALEFPDSPVSCSPSKNKRAQEEWAKSEGLMPRSMSFSSTRYGRSRTPPSAASSKYNVRNRIQSSPMTVISEGDGEAVEPAESRIRRTLKEQQESQLDVFDSDEMDINDFPYAEEAGSNETKAPTHLDLMTQLVKPNASKKCLSPSDEKS
- the NHSL1 gene encoding NHS-like protein 1 isoform X2, which translates into the protein MVGCLHRSKWQANRNDDEEELIPLYSNKMGNSHIKLHGRLKKKLMNREDNSYWPTVSNLDEESRWTVHYTAPWHQQENVFLPSTRPPCVEDLHRQAKLNLKSVLRECDKLRRDGYRSSQYYSQGPTFSSSSSAACGSYQDDYEEIEQKSSLLDCISQSCISACCSLVPWSLKFSVPSPEEEKLISIKRSRTPISNECCDIDTQTNWTKSLPLPTPEEKMRQQAQAVQTDVVPINVTGENFDRQASIRRSLIYTDTVVRRPKKVKRRKTITGVPDNIQKELVGTGQSDFRGHSMYVPDHYSTLGRLDSYRSAMQRSETKDTSCQTEEVKVVPPSVRRIRAQKGQGIAAQMSQFSSSSGNMSVMSDSAGVIFVSRLNNDMGFHSLPRPGARVSLQSLEQRQSISNQTEDITGTLSHQISKLQVDNSVVHIRNNPRTGTLPRPKSQEMRSYESEKAASPACVVSPHSTYSTSIIPNATISSSSEVIVIHTTQSAGPLDSKITSSPSYTKPRDSPVANNAVSMKEDHHSSSGNWSESSSTRHSQTSDTISSNATMMLSLGDSAVSLSTPGNVENGSQSMSDSCRNNLPFQGHSQDSDGRSESSFSGDRSQSNSINSTEHWVYKSRENDETPSHKPAYASAGYSTPVSNVSSSSLERTSVKEDSSSLYSLDHDGYYTTMHMDSGLKSGKLCNSNNGFGNPRHSVINVFDGNEKKNQDERSSNSDKSLIRNISLKKAKKPPLPPSRTDSLRRIPKKKTQSSGQLLDETLIATLQHSLQLNLPCKNGSSPSQSPCSDYEDPWVLRSRSQSSVSASSSMMSTTAPNMYSLCTVTPSQSDTSSIKSEYADQWGYYSDYAGMPDDQFKCPVARSASTTATLNDYSISHLNDGSRASTPSTPQVASGLAKPKNTSPEKSHRVTSPSSGYSSQSNTPTALTPVPVFLKSTSPANGKPKLKPKVPERKSSLLSSVSISSSSTSLSSNTSNEGSVNMKKLDPALTSLPDAAGPPPPTPPHFPDHPLPPPPPAPADGIDLPPLPASPSFPPPPPEAVINSSFPLSGPWFPSPTQETSFSPFSAPSAPLPSPSSSIFPNVVPPPAPPLDPKLTQDATKFTPYSFKKCNQDDSGYKAVKQPANKQDSSRPVMPLITTKALQMVQLRSVKKCTGAQTEQSAGSISEANPQEKATIIFSPQPPLKPSLSLRLSVSLDEETKTHSPSFKNLVQTPPQSSLPDLSDSAPETSSGQNPGNAAGLMQTFEADVSGTNIEEAPQSPVQNEKSHSGLISTPFQVPSGSPSKTQGISPNKKPPPISKKPKLFLIVPPPQLDFTAEKKANVSDPVRGTSSPTRREIAHYEEAKNCLTDGLSSNEMDSGSLVPEGGAAGSTFFETVETNVCMVQPAASPVQEAPKQEQQTTLDEGSSSDSNGDDSSNTDRHLSQEDESAEVFETDTTNNSSLPSNSYRAGNEEVATPARPRTTEDLFAAIHRSKRKVLGRKDSEDDRTRNHSPSPPVTPTGASPNLASLKHAGSIQRSIRKSSTSNDNFKALLLKKGSRSDTSSRMSAAEMLKNTDPRFHRTKSDSALEFPDSPVSCSPSKNKRAQEEWAKSEGLMPRSMSFSSTRYGRSRTPPSAASSKYNVRNRIQSSPMTVISEGDGEAVEPAESRIRRTLKEQQESQLDVFDSDEMDINDFPYAEEAGSNETKAPTHLDLMTQLVKPNASKKCLSPSDEKS
- the NHSL1 gene encoding NHS-like protein 1 isoform X6; translated protein: MVGCLHRSKWQANRNDDEEELIPLYSNKMGNSHIKLHGRLKKKLMNREDNSYWPTVSNLDEESRWTVHYTAPWHQQENVFLPSTRPPCVEDLHRQAKLNLKSVLRECDKLRRDGYRSSQYYSQGPTFSSSSSAACGSYQDDYEEIEQKSSLLDCISQSCISACCSLVPWSLKFSVPSPEEEKLISIKRSRTPISNECCDIDTQTNWTKSLPLPTPEEKMRQQAQAVQTDVVPINVTVGTGQSDFRGHSMYVPDHYSTLGRLDSYRSAMQRSETKDTSCQTEEVKVVPPSVRRIRAQKGQGIAAQMSQFSSSSGNMSVMSDSAGVIFVSRLNNDMGFHSLPRPGARVSLQSLEQRQSISNQTEDITGTLSHQISKLQVDNSVVHIRNNPRTGTLPRPKSQEMRSYESEKAASPACVVSPHSTYSTSIIPNATISSSSEVIVIHTTQSAGPLDSKITSSPSYTKPRDSPVANNAVSMKEDHHSSSGNWSESSSTRHSQTSDTISSNATMMLSLGDSAVSLSTPGNVENGSQSMSDSCRNNLPFQGHSQDSDGRSESSFSGDRSQSNSINSTEHWVYKSRENDETPSHKPAYASAGYSTPVSNVSSSSLERTSVKEDSSSLYSLDHDGYYTTMHMDSGLKSGKLCNSNNGFGNPRHSVINVFDGNEKKNQDERSSNSDKSLIRNISLKKAKKPPLPPSRTDSLRRIPKKKTQSSGQLLDETLIATLQHSLQLNLPCKNGSSPSQSPCSDYEDPWVLRSRSQSSVSASSSMMSTTAPNMYSLCTVTPSQSDTSSIKSEYADQWGYYSDYAGMPDDQFKCPVARSASTTATLNDYSISHLNDGSRASTPSTPQVASGLAKPKNTSPEKSHRVTSPSSGYSSQSNTPTALTPVPVFLKSTSPANGKPKLKPKVPERKSSLLSSVSISSSSTSLSSNTSNEGSVNMKKLDPALTSLPDAAGPPPPTPPHFPDHPLPPPPPAPADGIDLPPLPASPSFPPPPPEAVINSSFPLSGPWFPSPTQETSFSPFSAPSAPLPSPSSSIFPNVVPPPAPPLDPKLTQDATKFTPYSFKKCNQDDSGYKAVKQPANKQDSSRPVMPLITTKALQMVQLRSVKKCTGAQTEQSAGSISEANPQEKATIIFSPQPPLKPSLSLRLSVSLDEETKTHSPSFKNLVQTPPQSSLPDLSDSAPETSSGQNPGNAAGLMQTFEADVSGTNIEEAPQSPVQNEKSHSGLISTPFQVPSGSPSKTQGISPNKKPPPISKKPKLFLIVPPPQLDFTAEKKANVSDPVRGTSSPTRREIAHYEEAKNCLTDGLSSNEMDSGSLVPEGGAAGSTFFETVETNVCMVQPAASPVQEAPKQEQQTTLDEGSSSDSNGDDSSNTDRHLSQEDESAEVFETDTTNNSSLPSNSYRAGNEEVATPARPRTTEDLFAAIHRSKRKVLGRKDSEDDRTRNHSPSPPVTPTGASPNLASLKHAGSIQRSIRKSSTSNDNFKALLLKKGSRSDTSSRMSAAEMLKNTDPRFHRTKSDSALEFPDSPVSCSPSKNKRAQEEWAKSEGLMPRSMSFSSTRYGRSRTPPSAASSKYNVRNRIQSSPMTVISEGDGEAVEPAESRIRRTLKEQQESQLDVFDSDEMDINDFPYAEEAGSNETKAPTHLDLMTQLVKPNASKKCLSPSDEKS
- the NHSL1 gene encoding NHS-like protein 1 isoform X15, whose amino-acid sequence is MVVFINTKLKSLIKLFKKKTVSNLDEESRWTVHYTAPWHQQENVFLPSTRPPCVEDLHRQAKLNLKSVLRECDKLRRDGYRSSQYYSQGPTFSSSSSAACGSYQDDYEEIEQKFSVPSPEEEKLISIKRSRTPISNECCDIDTQTNWTKSLPLPTPEEKMRQQAQAVQTDVVPINVTVGTGQSDFRGHSMYVPDHYSTLGRLDSYRSAMQRSETKDTSCQTEEVKVVPPSVRRIRAQKGQGIAAQMSQFSSSSGNMSVMSDSAGVIFVSRLNNDMGFHSLPRPGARVSLQSLEQRQSISNQTEDITGTLSHQISKLQVDNSVVHIRNNPRTGTLPRPKSQEMRSYESEKAASPACVVSPHSTYSTSIIPNATISSSSEVIVIHTTQSAGPLDSKITSSPSYTKPRDSPVANNAVSMKEDHHSSSGNWSESSSTRHSQTSDTISSNATMMLSLGDSAVSLSTPGNVENGSQSMSDSCRNNLPFQGHSQDSDGRSESSFSGDRSQSNSINSTEHWVYKSRENDETPSHKPAYASAGYSTPVSNVSSSSLERTSVKEDSSSLYSLDHDGYYTTMHMDSGLKSGKLCNSNNGFGNPRHSVINVFDGNEKKNQDERSSNSDKSLIRNISLKKAKKPPLPPSRTDSLRRIPKKKTQSSGQLLDETLIATLQHSLQLNLPCKNGSSPSQSPCSDYEDPWVLRSRSQSSVSASSSMMSTTAPNMYSLCTVTPSQSDTSSIKSEYADQWGYYSDYAGMPDDQFKCPVARSASTTATLNDYSISHLNDGSRASTPSTPQVASGLAKPKNTSPEKSHRVTSPSSGYSSQSNTPTALTPVPVFLKSTSPANGKPKLKPKVPERKSSLLSSVSISSSSTSLSSNTSNEGSVNMKKLDPALTSLPDAAGPPPPTPPHFPDHPLPPPPPAPADGIDLPPLPASPSFPPPPPEAVINSSFPLSGPWFPSPTQETSFSPFSAPSAPLPSPSSSIFPNVVPPPAPPLDPKLTQDATKFTPYSFKKCNQDDSGYKAVKQPANKQDSSRPVMPLITTKALQMVQLRSVKKCTGAQTEQSAGSISEANPQEKATIIFSPQPPLKPSLSLRLSVSLDEETKTHSPSFKNLVQTPPQSSLPDLSDSAPETSSGQNPGNAAGLMQTFEADVSGTNIEEAPQSPVQNEKSHSGLISTPFQVPSGSPSKTQGISPNKKPPPISKKPKLFLIVPPPQLDFTAEKKANVSDPVRGTSSPTRREIAHYEEAKNCLTDGLSSNEMDSGSLVPEGGAAGSTFFETVETNVCMVQPAASPVQEAPKQEQQTTLDEGSSSDSNGDDSSNTDRHLSQEDESAEVFETDTTNNSSLPSNSYRAGNEEVATPARPRTTEDLFAAIHRSKRKVLGRKDSEDDRTRNHSPSPPVTPTGASPNLASLKHAGSIQRSIRKSSTSNDNFKALLLKKGSRSDTSSRMSAAEMLKNTDPRFHRTKSDSALEFPDSPVSCSPSKNKRAQEEWAKSEGLMPRSMSFSSTRYGRSRTPPSAASSKYNVRNRIQSSPMTVISEGDGEAVEPAESRIRRTLKEQQESQLDVFDSDEMDINDFPYAEEAGSNETKAPTHLDLMTQLVKPNASKKCLSPSDEKS